Genomic window (Chloroflexaceae bacterium):
GAACGATGCTGACTTCTGCCGCTGGCTCACCCGTGAGGTGGGGGTGGCGGCTATTCCGCCTTCAGCCTTCTACGCCGACCGGGCCTCGGCGCCGCTGCTGGCGCGTTTCTGCTTCGCCAAGCGTCTGGAGACGTTGCAGGCCGCGGAGGAACGCCTGGGACGCCTGGGGAAGGGGGAGATGCGGTAACGGAGGGCCCGCTCATCAATGTGTCAACACCTCCAAGAACGGGCTTGTGGAGGTGTGGAGGTGTGGAGGTGTAGAGGTGTGGAGGGGGCGTCGGGTCGAGTGTTGCCGCCGATCATCTCCGTAGCTAGCTCCACACATCAGTCACCGCGCCGTCTGTGAGGAGACCTGGCTCATTTCGGCGAGCTGGCGGGCCTGACCGGCGAGGGTGGCCTGGGCGCGTTCGATGTAGGCGCGGGCCTCCTGGAAGCGCTGGGCAGCGCGGTTGGCATTGGCGACATCGTAACCGCTGTAGAACTCCAGCAACGCATCGAGGCCGGCGAGTTGCAACTCCAGGCCCCGGCGATAGTCGTCGTGGGCCTGCTGGAGTGTGCCGGGCGGGCGCAACTGGCCCATGGCGGCCATAGCCGTCTCGACCGCGGCGCGCAGCCGCTGCGTGGCGGCCACGTGCCCTACCGAGGCGCCGCCGGGCCGGCTGGTTGCTTCGCGATAGGCTGCGGTGGCGGCGCGCAGATCGGCCCGCACGGACTCAAAGGCGGCCAGGTAGCTCACCGTCAGTCCCTCGACGACGGCGAGCGGTTCGGCTTCGAGGATGGGCGCGATGGTAGGCGTAGCCGGAACGGGCGTGGTCAGGGCCACGCTGAAGACGGCCTCGTCGGCGACCGGCGACGTGGCCCAGGCGCGTTGCATGGTCATGATCAGGCTCTGATGCAGCGCCAGGGCCACGAGCAGCAAGGCGATGGGGAAGGCCCAGAGCAACAGCCGCGCCCGGCGCGTCTCGCGGCGCGAATGGCGCCAGGCGATCCACCAGGCAGGGTCGGTCACGTCGCGCCGGTTGGCGGCGGCTGAGGAGGGAGCAATCGCCTCGGCCAGCCCGGGCGCCGGACGAGCCGCGCCGGTATAACCCCTGCGTTCGCGAAGCAAGCGCAACCCGCGCCGGGCATACTCGTTGTTGGGGTTCAGCTTGAGCACCGCTTCGAGGCAAAAGGCCTGCTCGTGGGGGTCGTCAAGCACGCCGCTGAGCCAGAGCCAGGCCAGTTCACAGCTCGGGTCGAGTTGCAGCGAACGGGTCAGTAAACCGGCGGCGATGCGCTTCTGGCCGCTGCGGGCAGCAGCCACGCCTCGCTGGTACAGGCTCTGGGCCTCGCCGATGTTCACTTTGACTGCCGTTTCGGTGCTGCTGGCCATAGTGGGATTTAGATTTGGCGCGGCGTATCATATACGGGCGTTCACCGCCTGGAGGAGGTTGGGAAAAGTCGACTTCCCCACACCTCTGCCCGATTGTAGCGCGCATCCCCGTGCGCAACCCGGGGGGTTGCGCATATGGTCCGGGCGGACAGACGCCTAATGGTCCGGCAACAGCGGATTAATCGCCCGTTGCACCAGGGTGGCGTCTTCAACCAGGCTGGCGCGAATGGCGCGCCAGTACTCAGGTTGTTCGTAGCCGAGCTGCCAGATGGCGATGCCGGCGAGATCCTGGGTCTGGACGGTCTTAATTTTATCGGCCAGGCCCACCTCGGTCATGAACCAGACTTCGCGCCAGCCCTGAGGCGAGCGGTAAGAAAAGGTGCTTTCCCCGACTCGACCACGGGCGTCCCGTTCGCGGAAGTTCACGGTCACGCCCTGGGTGGCGATAATCTCTTCGAGGGTTTTCCAGGGGCGGGCGGTTGCCGGGCCGCCGGGCGGCCAGTCATAGCCGTAGAAGTGCACGCCGATGAGCACTTTAGAGGGATCGACCACCGAGCGGGCGTACTCGGCGACTGATTCGATCCAGTAGGCCGGAGCCACCGGGCCGGGGCCGCTCCCGCGCCAGTGGTAATCGTAGGTCATGATCCGCAGCTGGTCAACGTGTTTCCCCAGTTCCGCCCAGTCCTGAAAGCCGCCCAGACCGCCCCAATCACTGTCCTTAGCGTGCACCGCCACGGTGAGCACACGCTCGTGGCGGTGCAGGGCTGCGGCCAGTTCGGCGATGAAGGCCGAGAAATCTCTGCGCAGGGCAGGATCGAGACCCTCGTAATCAATATCAATCCCGTCGTAGCCGCGGGCCAGCACCTCATCCAGAATGTTCTGCACGTGGCGGGCGCGAAGCTGCGGGTTACGCAGCACCGTGACGACGGCGTTCGGATTGGCGGTCACATTGTGGATCGATGGAATGATGCGGACGTTATGCTCGTGGGCGATGCGTACCAGATCGTCGTTGCGGGTTCCGTAGATCCGCCCGCTGGCGTCGGTGGAGTACCAGAAGGGGCTGATGTCGTCAATAATGTCGGCATTAGCGAAAAACGACTCACGCGCGCCGCCCTCAAACAGCGGCGGCAACCAGACCACAATGTAACGCCCGCTCTTAGGATGGTAACTGACCGGGCCGGCACGAGGATCGGCGGCGGTAGGGACCGGTGTGGGCGGCACGGGAGTTGGCAATACGATACGCAGGGGCGGCGCGGGCATGCTGGTCGGGGCGACCTGCGCGGTAGCCGCGGCAGCCTGCACCTCGGGCAGCCGCCGGGCGAGGTTAAGCGTCTCAGCGAACAGGAAGCCGGCAACCAGCAGCGCGAGAATGTATAGCGCGCCGAGGAGGAGAGCGCCGAAGGGGGGCGGGCGTCGCATATTCAGTAAGCCCCGAGCTCACGCAGGCGATCATCGCTGATGCCAAAGACGTGGGCGATCTCGTGAAGCACGGTGCGCCGCACCTGGGCGCGCAGCGCCTCGATGGTGCGGAAATCGCGTTCGAGCGGTTCTTGAAAGATCACGATCGTGTCGGGCATCACCAGGGAATTGCCCGCCCGTTCGGTGAGTGGAACGCCGTGGTACATTCCATACACCGACTGCCAGGGTTTCAACCCCAACATGCGGCGCTGTTCGCGGGTGGGCCGGCGCGCCACGATGATCTCAACGTTTTCCAGATAGGCGGAAAACTCATCGGGCAGGCTGTCCAGAGCCTCGATGACGAGCTGTTCAAACCTGGCGCTGTCCATAGGGGCATTATACGCTTCGACGTGAACGGGTGTCAAGCATTTTACCTGACGAACGCGCATGGGCGTCGCTCACTCAGACGGTGGAAGGGCTACAATCGCGCCACGTATGAGGCGCGCGAAATCGTGGTAGACTCGAAGCGCGCGCCATGACGGGCCGCGCACGCGCCGGGCGCGATGGGGCGCCGGAGGAACCGGTGAACCATCCATACAGGAAGCATGATCTGGCGAGTCTTGTTCACGTTCTGCCTGCTCCTCAGCCTGCTTCGCGCCGCGGCGCACGGACGTCTCGCGACCGCTCTGGCGCGAGAGACGCCGTCGGCGGCGCAGGTGGACCAGGAAAGCGTCAGCGGGCAATTGCATCCGTCTGGTCAGCCTGAACCGGCTATCGAGCCCTTCGTGCGCCCTGATCTGGCCCGGCGCCTGGAACGGCTTCGCCCCGTGATCCTGGCGGCGGCGAAGCGTCACAATCACCCCGAACTCTCAGGTATGGACGACGAGAGCTTTGCGGTGGTGATCGCGTTGATTATTTACAACGAGAACTTCGGCTGGCTGGAGGACGATGTGCCGCCACTGCGGCTCGTTACCCCGCTGTACCAGCGGTTGCAACAGGTGGTCAACCAGCGCCTGCCCGGCAGCAACTTCAGCGTCTGGCCAGTCAACCTGCGACCCTCGGTGGCCCTGGAAATCCTCCAGCAGCAATTGCCCCTGGCCGATGGGCGGATGATCCATATGCCGGTGCGTGTCGAGGGCAGCGAAATCAACCTGGCGGCGTATGCGCATCCGGCTGAGCTGCTGGCGGCGATCAATGCCGAAATCAGCCGCGATGAGTTGGCGGTCGCCTATCTGGCGGCCAACCTGGAACGGGGACTCTATCGCGCGGTCCTGGAGGGTGCGCCGGTCACCTGGCAAACCCTGGCGGCCTGGCACAACCAGGGGATCGTGGACCCGCAGGCCATTCGAGCCAATCCTACCGCCCGCGACTACGTGCGCCGGGCCGCGGCCTTTTTGCCCCTCGCCCGGGCCTTGATTGCCGGCTCTGGAGAGGAGGCGGCGCCGATACACCCTTACCAGGCGTGCCAGAACCTCATGCTCGATCCCGTCACGTTCTGTCAGGCGGCAAGACGAGACCGGGCGCCGGGCGATTGGATGCGAGCATCCCGGCGCCGGTTCAGAGAGAGACCGCGAGAAAAGGCCAGATGGGCTGGCGACTGGGCAGGGTGCGCGCCTGACGCCAGGCGGCGCGCACCCGGGCGGGTCATCGTGGAATCCCGGCGTACTAGTCGCGCGTCACGCCTTGCAGGGCGCGCAGGCGCTCCAACACTTGCTGCTCGAACTCGCGAGGATTAACCCTGGGGAAGTACTCGGTATCGATCATCGCCGCCGGTACATCGTCGCAGGCGGCCATGCAGTCAAGCTCGACCAGTTGGATGTCCTGAGGATGCGCAGCGGCGAGGCGCTTGACCATCGCCAGGAAGTTGGGGCGACTGATCGCGCAGTGGCGGCAAAAAATCAGGTCGAGGGGCATGAACGCAAACCTTTCAAGACGCTGAAGGCGCTGCCGGTATCCATGGAGCGTAGCATATCGTATAGGTTCGACGACACGACACTGGTGGCGGGATGACAGCCCCTCCGTAGTGTAAACGGTCTGGCAGCGGTTTGTAAAGTATGTACTAGCGAAATCTCAGGCGATGATGCGGAAATGTCACGCACTGACGCCTGGCCCTGGAGCAGGAAACCCAGGAGTGCCCACTGTGCAACATGGAGGGTTGCGCTGCAGGCTTTCCATCTGAAGAGGGCCATAGGGCAAACCGGCGTTTCTCCCTGTAGCGGTTCTCGAAACGAATGACTCCCAACGATGGCTGCACAGGCGCCGTGAGCCACACGGCTCAGGGTCCTCAGGAGATCAAGCACTCCGGTCGGCGCTCTAACGCGCCTCGCCAATATGGTGAAGTATAATACAAGAAATGAGATTTGTGGCGATGAATCCATCGGGTGTGCAAGCAACAGCCTGGGCGAACATTACTACGCGGCATCTTGCCACGCTCGACATCGCCTACCTCCAGGCAGGTGAGCGCGGACCGGCTGTGGTGATGCTCCACGGCTGGGGGGCCTTCAAAGAGTTGTGGTGGAACACCCTCCGCGGCCTGGGCCGTGACTATCGCTGTTACGCCCTCGATCTCCCCGGCCATGGAGACTCGCCGCTCCACCGCCGCGACAGCATTCGCGAACTGGCCGACGCCGTCGGCGCGTTCTGCGACAGCCTCGATCTCCGCGAGATTGTGCTGATCGGCCACTCCATGGGCGGCGCCGTAGCCATTGCTCTGGTCCTGCGCCGCCCGGACCTCGTGCGCCGCCTGGTGCTGGTGGACGCGGCGGTAGATGCCTTCCGGATGCCCCGCTTCGCCCGAACCTACCTGTTCCCTACCTTCGGCTGGGCGATCTTTCGCCTGGTACTGTTCGTCGCGCGCCTCTTCAGCCCCCTGGGCGCGCAGGTGCCCCATGCTCACCGCGGCGGCTGGGTGCGGCCCTGGCTGCGACGCGGCGCCTACATGGCCCGCGCCGATCCCGACGCGCTGTACCGGACCTACCGCGCCCTCTTCCGCGCCCGCGCCGGTCGCCGGCTCGCGCGTATTCACGTGCCCACGCTAGTGATCAGCGGGCAGTTCGACGCGCTGGTGCCCCGCGAGCACTCCCGTCGTCTGGCCCGGAGCATTCCGCAGGCGCGCTTCGTGGAGATTCCCGGGGCGCTGCACAATCCGATGGATGAGCGCCCCCAGGCCTTTGAGCAAGCCGTGCGCGCCTTTCTTGCCGATGGATGGGAGACCGTGGCGGATGCGCACCTTTTCGAGCACACGCCTACGTTTTCAACAAGACAGGTAACGCTGATGCGTCTGCAACGGTTCCTCAGTCGCGCCGCCATGGACACGGAAACTTTGCTCGAACGGCTACGGCGCCGCAGGCGGCGGGCCGGTCCAGCGCTGATCGTTCCCTATCGGGGGATGGGCACGCCGGCGATGCTGCACCTCAGCGGGCGCGTGCTCGAAGATCGGGGCATCAAGCCTGCTGACGATGCGGATTCTCGCTGGACCAACCTGCGCGCCAACTGGCGCCGCTTCGGCTCGCGCGAATTGCCCTACGTGCGTGTGCGCGCCAGGTTTCAGGAGGCGGTGGCTGAAACCATGACCGACGTGGAGGGCTATTTTCACCTCAGCCTGCAACCGAGCGCCCCCCTTCATGATGCGCCCGTGCAAATCGTAGACCTGGAGTTGCCAGACCTGGGAGTGCGCGCTGCTGGCGAGGTCTTCGTTCCGCCAGCAGGCGCCCGGTGCGCCATCGTGAGCGACATTGACGATACGGTGCTGCAGACCTACGCCACGGACGCGCTCAAGATGCTTGCGTTGACCTTTCTGCACAACGCGCGCACGCGCCTGCCCTTCGAAGGCGTGGCGGCGCTTTACCGGGCGCTCGTCGCCGGACCGGACGGTTCGAGCCAGAATCCCATTTTCTATGTATCGAGCAGCCCGTGGAACCTGTACGACTTTCTGGTTGATTTTCTGGCCTATCACGGCCTGCCTCCGGGGCCGTTGTTTCTCACTGACTATGGTCTTGACCGCGACCGTCTGGTCCGTAAGGGTCATCGGCGGCACAAACTGGCGGCTATCGCACGTATCGCCACGACCTATCCGCATCTGCGGCTGGTGCTGATTGGCGACAGCGGCCAGCACGACCCGGAGATCTACCTGGAAGTTGCGCGCACCTATCCCGGGCGCGTGGTGGCTAT
Coding sequences:
- a CDS encoding glycosyl hydrolase family 18 protein, translating into MRRPPPFGALLLGALYILALLVAGFLFAETLNLARRLPEVQAAAATAQVAPTSMPAPPLRIVLPTPVPPTPVPTAADPRAGPVSYHPKSGRYIVVWLPPLFEGGARESFFANADIIDDISPFWYSTDASGRIYGTRNDDLVRIAHEHNVRIIPSIHNVTANPNAVVTVLRNPQLRARHVQNILDEVLARGYDGIDIDYEGLDPALRRDFSAFIAELAAALHRHERVLTVAVHAKDSDWGGLGGFQDWAELGKHVDQLRIMTYDYHWRGSGPGPVAPAYWIESVAEYARSVVDPSKVLIGVHFYGYDWPPGGPATARPWKTLEEIIATQGVTVNFRERDARGRVGESTFSYRSPQGWREVWFMTEVGLADKIKTVQTQDLAGIAIWQLGYEQPEYWRAIRASLVEDATLVQRAINPLLPDH
- a CDS encoding metallopeptidase family protein is translated as MTPVHVEAYNAPMDSARFEQLVIEALDSLPDEFSAYLENVEIIVARRPTREQRRMLGLKPWQSVYGMYHGVPLTERAGNSLVMPDTIVIFQEPLERDFRTIEALRAQVRRTVLHEIAHVFGISDDRLRELGAY
- a CDS encoding NAD(P)H-dependent oxidoreductase subunit E, yielding MPLDLIFCRHCAISRPNFLAMVKRLAAAHPQDIQLVELDCMAACDDVPAAMIDTEYFPRVNPREFEQQVLERLRALQGVTRD
- a CDS encoding alpha/beta fold hydrolase; this translates as MNPSGVQATAWANITTRHLATLDIAYLQAGERGPAVVMLHGWGAFKELWWNTLRGLGRDYRCYALDLPGHGDSPLHRRDSIRELADAVGAFCDSLDLREIVLIGHSMGGAVAIALVLRRPDLVRRLVLVDAAVDAFRMPRFARTYLFPTFGWAIFRLVLFVARLFSPLGAQVPHAHRGGWVRPWLRRGAYMARADPDALYRTYRALFRARAGRRLARIHVPTLVISGQFDALVPREHSRRLARSIPQARFVEIPGALHNPMDERPQAFEQAVRAFLADGWETVADAHLFEHTPTFSTRQVTLMRLQRFLSRAAMDTETLLERLRRRRRRAGPALIVPYRGMGTPAMLHLSGRVLEDRGIKPADDADSRWTNLRANWRRFGSRELPYVRVRARFQEAVAETMTDVEGYFHLSLQPSAPLHDAPVQIVDLELPDLGVRAAGEVFVPPAGARCAIVSDIDDTVLQTYATDALKMLALTFLHNARTRLPFEGVAALYRALVAGPDGSSQNPIFYVSSSPWNLYDFLVDFLAYHGLPPGPLFLTDYGLDRDRLVRKGHRRHKLAAIARIATTYPHLRLVLIGDSGQHDPEIYLEVARTYPGRVVAIYIRHVSHERRAEEVRALSAEARRLNVPMVLAPTTDALAADAASRGLIAGPAG